A genomic stretch from Lathyrus oleraceus cultivar Zhongwan6 chromosome 2, CAAS_Psat_ZW6_1.0, whole genome shotgun sequence includes:
- the LOC127122153 gene encoding secreted RxLR effector protein 161-like, with translation MENILNKYKYFYCKPACTPYDPSVKLFKNTGESVRQTEYTSIIGSVSYATDCTKLNIAYVVGLLCRFTSRPSKEHWKAIERVMRYLKKTIDLGLHYHKFPVVLEGYSDADWNTLSDDSKATSGYIFSIARGVVSWKSKK, from the coding sequence ATGGAGAATATCTTAAACAAATATAAATACTTTTACTGTAAACCTGCATGCACACCATATGATCCAAGTGTGAAATTGTTTAAGAACACTGGTGAAAGTGTCAGACAAACAGAATATACGAGCATCATTGGCAGTGTTAGCTATGCCACTGATTGTACTAAACTCAACATTGCATATGTCGTAGGACTGTTGTGCAGGTTTACGAGTAGACCGAGTAAGGAGCACTGGAAAGCTATTGAGCGAGTCATGAGGTACCTTAAAAAGACCATAGATCTCGGCCTACATTATCACAAATTTCCTGTTGTATTAGAAGGGTACAGTGATGCAGATTGGAACACCTTATCGGATGATTCCAAAGCTACAAGTGGATATATATTTAGTATAGCTAGAGGAGTAGTATCTTGGAAATCAAAGAAATAG